A single genomic interval of Methylobacterium bullatum harbors:
- the divJ gene encoding Histidine protein kinase DivJ → MIDLRLAGLVHESVVEDEAVRFRHERFLVSRLATGIVMMAALPPYLLWRGVPTGLEVLAIASLMLPVFAAVFLSRTGILWVAHAISSAGLTGLVVCLALMSGGVNSAAAIWLVAIPLEAVVSGSRRATLAAAIVAMIGALVVAFLPHGAISLPLLDLSRSLAMPVFAITAIGHVAAQAMEHLRHEGRWLARMRDNEMRDRMLLSAIDDLVTWHDRNGRVIEASASSSRFVGIESVRLRGHGLLDRVHVGDRPALLQTISDVAASGMPATVQFRLHLDPAALRAEGEPRVIFAEMRAHRIAGTQSGVEGSSVVAVTRDVSEHRRHAEELEHARAEAERADDLKSRFLATVSHELRTPLNAIIGFSEVLAGQGSMTLGPERSREYAEIIGSSGRHLLDVVNALLDMSRIQSGNFDYVPETMNVGSLVRTCCDLMQLRADQGGITLVRGTDAAGIEITADARACRQVLINLLSNAVKFTAPGGRVEVSVRRSASHLDIVVADTGIGIGADDLPRIGAPFFQAGGGYDRTHEGTGLGLSVVQGLVGLHGGSISIESAERQGTSVTVTLPIDCRRGSSTAPPAPIRTGIRRSAPLPVTEGIVVPVRRPMGLFDPAPEAVRERYIPMQRAG, encoded by the coding sequence ATGATCGATCTCCGGCTCGCCGGGCTCGTCCACGAGTCGGTGGTCGAAGACGAGGCCGTGCGGTTCCGGCACGAGCGGTTCCTGGTGTCGCGCCTCGCGACCGGGATCGTGATGATGGCCGCCCTGCCGCCTTATCTGCTCTGGCGGGGCGTCCCCACCGGCCTCGAAGTCCTCGCCATCGCCAGCCTGATGCTGCCGGTCTTCGCCGCCGTGTTCCTGTCGCGGACGGGGATCCTGTGGGTCGCCCATGCCATCTCGTCGGCGGGGCTCACCGGCCTCGTGGTCTGCCTCGCCCTCATGTCGGGCGGCGTGAACTCCGCCGCCGCGATCTGGCTCGTGGCGATCCCGTTGGAGGCGGTCGTGTCCGGTTCGCGCCGGGCGACGCTGGCCGCCGCCATCGTCGCGATGATCGGCGCCCTGGTCGTGGCGTTCCTGCCGCACGGCGCCATCTCGCTGCCTCTCCTCGACCTGTCCCGGTCCCTGGCGATGCCGGTCTTCGCCATCACCGCCATCGGTCACGTGGCCGCCCAGGCCATGGAGCATCTGCGCCACGAGGGCCGCTGGCTCGCCCGGATGCGCGACAACGAGATGCGCGACCGCATGCTGCTCTCGGCCATCGACGACCTCGTCACCTGGCACGACCGGAACGGTCGCGTCATCGAAGCCAGCGCCTCCTCGTCGCGTTTCGTCGGCATCGAGTCCGTTCGCCTGCGCGGGCACGGGCTCCTCGACCGGGTCCATGTGGGGGACCGTCCGGCCCTTCTGCAGACGATCAGCGATGTGGCCGCCAGCGGCATGCCGGCCACCGTCCAGTTCCGCCTGCATCTCGACCCGGCGGCCCTGCGCGCCGAAGGCGAGCCGCGGGTGATCTTCGCCGAGATGCGGGCCCACCGCATCGCCGGCACCCAGTCGGGGGTCGAGGGCTCGAGTGTGGTCGCCGTGACCCGCGACGTCAGCGAGCATCGTCGCCACGCGGAGGAGCTGGAGCACGCCCGCGCCGAGGCCGAACGCGCCGACGACCTGAAGAGCCGCTTCCTCGCCACTGTCAGCCACGAGCTGCGCACGCCGCTCAACGCCATCATCGGCTTCTCGGAAGTCCTCGCCGGCCAGGGCTCCATGACCCTCGGTCCCGAGCGGAGCCGCGAATATGCCGAGATCATCGGTAGCTCCGGGCGCCATCTCCTCGACGTGGTCAACGCGCTCCTCGACATGTCGCGGATCCAGAGTGGCAATTTCGATTACGTTCCCGAGACGATGAATGTCGGCTCCCTGGTGCGGACCTGCTGCGACCTGATGCAGCTGCGAGCCGATCAGGGTGGGATCACCCTGGTGCGCGGCACCGACGCTGCGGGCATCGAGATCACCGCGGATGCACGCGCCTGCCGCCAGGTGCTCATCAACCTCCTCTCCAACGCGGTGAAGTTCACCGCGCCGGGCGGGCGTGTCGAGGTCTCCGTGCGGCGAAGCGCGTCGCATCTCGACATCGTGGTGGCGGATACGGGGATCGGCATCGGCGCCGACGACCTGCCCCGCATCGGCGCCCCGTTCTTCCAGGCCGGCGGCGGATACGACCGGACGCATGAGGGAACCGGACTCGGTCTCTCGGTGGTGCAGGGGCTGGTCGGCCTCCATGGCGGCAGCATCTCCATCGAGAGCGCCGAGCGCCAGGGCACCAGCGTGACCGTGACGCTGCCCATCGATTGCCGGCGCGGGTCCAGCACCGCTCCCCCGGCCCCGATCCGCACGGGCATTCGCCGCTCGGCGCCCCTGCCGGTCACGGAGGGGATCGTGGTCCCGGTACGCCGTCCCATGGGTCTGTTCGACCCCGCGCCCGAGGCGGTGAGAGAACGCTACATTCCGATGCAGCGCGCGGGATGA
- a CDS encoding hypothetical protein (Glycogen operon protein GlgX homolog), with translation MHLRKTSMIGIDDGVPGPLGAHFDGRGVNFALFSENATGVDLCLFEPGERHESRVVPLPCRTDDVWHGHLRGVYPGQLYGYRVHGPWEPANGHRFNPAKLVLDPYAREIQGRIRWHDSLYGHRRGLQREDQIDRRDSATFMPRGVVTAPDLPDLALDPIRRPLGQTVIYEAHVKALTQRHPAIPEAERGTYAALAHPAIIEHLLKLGVTAIELLPIQAFADDRFLVEKGLVNFWGYSPLGYFAPEPRYLGAAGIGGLKAAIRELAAAGIEVILDVVYNHTCEANHTGPTLSFRGIDNASYYKLNPENRRQEIDCTGCGNTLDLDHPRVMQLVLDSLRHWVTAYGVAGFRFDLATSLGRTPHDFTAKAAFFQAIAQDPILSRAKMIAEPWDIGMGGYQLGAYPRGWAEWNDQFRDSVRGFWRGDHGILPKLTQVLSGSREIFAGSGRSPLASINYVASHDGYTLADVVAYEEKHNHANGEDNRDGHGHNLSRNYGVEGPTDDPAILSLRARQKRNLMATTFLAQGVPMLLAGDERSRSQNGNNNAYAQDNAVNWLDWETDPDPGLTAFVANLTALRREQPALRRLTFLTGAIIGEGPLRDVHWLSPCGAEMDDEAWGDGHRQAFGMQIGNDLPSADRLLILINAADEAIDFTLAPVIGGPWMVVFDTTRPTGMVQAGQALFPPNARLRLDPRSLYVLRARQAASYEI, from the coding sequence ATGCACCTGCGAAAGACATCTATGATCGGTATCGACGATGGCGTGCCCGGTCCTCTCGGGGCGCATTTCGACGGCCGCGGTGTCAATTTCGCGCTGTTCTCGGAGAACGCCACCGGCGTGGACCTGTGCCTGTTTGAGCCGGGCGAGCGCCATGAAAGCCGTGTCGTCCCGCTGCCCTGCCGCACCGACGACGTCTGGCACGGCCACCTGCGCGGCGTGTATCCCGGCCAGCTCTACGGCTACCGGGTCCATGGACCGTGGGAGCCCGCCAACGGGCATCGCTTCAACCCGGCCAAGCTGGTGCTCGATCCCTATGCGCGGGAAATCCAGGGCCGCATCCGCTGGCACGATTCCCTCTACGGACACCGGCGCGGCCTCCAGCGGGAGGACCAGATCGACCGTCGCGACAGCGCCACCTTCATGCCGCGCGGGGTGGTGACGGCGCCCGACCTGCCGGATCTCGCACTCGACCCCATCCGCCGGCCCCTGGGTCAGACGGTGATCTACGAAGCCCACGTGAAAGCGCTGACGCAGCGTCATCCGGCAATCCCCGAGGCGGAGCGCGGCACCTACGCCGCCCTGGCCCATCCGGCGATCATCGAGCACCTGCTGAAGCTGGGCGTCACGGCGATCGAACTCCTCCCGATCCAGGCCTTCGCCGACGACCGGTTCCTGGTGGAGAAGGGGCTCGTCAATTTCTGGGGCTACTCGCCGCTGGGCTATTTCGCGCCGGAGCCGCGCTATCTCGGGGCGGCCGGGATCGGCGGCCTCAAGGCGGCGATCCGCGAACTCGCCGCCGCCGGGATCGAGGTGATCCTCGACGTCGTCTACAACCATACCTGCGAGGCCAACCATACCGGACCGACCCTGTCGTTCCGGGGCATCGACAATGCCAGCTACTACAAGCTCAACCCGGAGAACCGGCGGCAGGAGATCGACTGCACCGGGTGCGGCAACACCCTCGACCTCGACCATCCGAGAGTGATGCAGCTCGTCCTCGATTCCCTGCGGCACTGGGTGACCGCCTATGGCGTCGCGGGATTCCGCTTCGACCTCGCCACCAGCCTCGGCCGCACGCCGCACGATTTCACCGCCAAAGCCGCCTTCTTCCAGGCCATCGCCCAGGATCCGATCCTCTCCCGCGCCAAGATGATCGCGGAGCCGTGGGATATCGGCATGGGCGGCTACCAGCTCGGCGCCTATCCGCGCGGCTGGGCCGAGTGGAACGACCAGTTCCGGGACAGCGTGCGCGGCTTCTGGCGCGGCGACCACGGCATCCTGCCGAAGCTCACGCAGGTCCTATCGGGCTCGCGGGAGATCTTCGCCGGCTCCGGCCGGTCGCCGCTCGCCAGCATCAACTACGTGGCGAGCCACGACGGCTACACCCTGGCCGATGTCGTGGCCTACGAGGAGAAGCACAACCACGCCAACGGCGAGGACAATCGCGACGGCCACGGCCACAACCTCTCGCGCAATTACGGCGTCGAGGGCCCCACCGACGATCCGGCGATCCTGAGTCTGCGGGCGCGGCAGAAGCGCAACCTCATGGCGACGACCTTTCTGGCCCAGGGCGTGCCGATGCTCCTTGCCGGGGACGAGCGGTCACGCAGCCAGAACGGCAACAACAACGCCTATGCCCAGGACAACGCGGTCAACTGGCTCGATTGGGAGACTGATCCCGATCCCGGACTCACGGCCTTCGTCGCCAACCTCACGGCCTTGCGCCGCGAGCAGCCGGCCCTGCGCCGCCTGACCTTCCTCACCGGCGCCATCATCGGGGAGGGACCGCTGCGCGACGTCCACTGGCTCTCGCCCTGCGGCGCGGAGATGGACGACGAGGCTTGGGGCGACGGTCACCGGCAGGCCTTCGGTATGCAGATCGGCAACGACCTGCCGAGCGCGGACCGCCTGCTTATCCTCATCAACGCCGCCGACGAGGCGATCGATTTCACCCTGGCCCCGGTCATCGGCGGGCCGTGGATGGTCGTCTTCGACACCACCCGGCCGACCGGCATGGTCCAGGCCGGACAGGCGCTGTTTCCCCCCAACGCGCGCCTGCGCCTCGATCCCCGTTCGCTCTACGTCCTGCGCGCACGACAGGCAGCGTCCTACGAGATCTGA
- the otsA gene encoding Alpha,alpha-trehalose-phosphate synthase [UDP-forming], protein MARLVIVSNRVAIPEDSGKSVAAGGLAVAVKEAFTSYEGLWFGWSGKVVEDPSEEPELIDRGRVQYAVVDLSPQDHREYYSGFANRALWPIMHYRLGLGAFSRSDYAGYQRVNRIFARALAKLIEPDDIIWVHDYHLLPLASELRGLGIANPIGYFHHIPWPAADVFNTLPASNDLLRGIADYDLIGLQTDPDVHNLSRNLIDELRAIPLGGGSLMVDGRRTRIRSFPIGIDVAGFKEAAENAGANKTVRETMAGLRTRKLLIGVDRLDYSKGVPERMEAVDRFFASNPDQRGNVVYLQITPKSRTEVPEYEELSREVNETVGEINGALGEPNWTPIQYVTKAYPRPVLAGLYRAARVGLVTPMRDGMNLVAKEYIVAQTAEDPGVLVLSKFAGASRQLPEALLVNPYDRFEVAEAIRTALYMPRGERIERWKPMVDRMTREDVDWWARNFLTDLENFRTVEREPPRAAAAAE, encoded by the coding sequence GTGGCACGCCTTGTCATCGTATCGAACCGTGTGGCCATCCCTGAGGACAGCGGGAAGTCCGTTGCCGCGGGAGGCTTGGCGGTCGCCGTCAAGGAGGCCTTCACGTCCTATGAGGGTCTGTGGTTCGGATGGAGCGGCAAAGTCGTCGAGGATCCGTCCGAGGAGCCCGAGCTTATCGATCGCGGCCGTGTGCAATACGCCGTGGTCGATCTTTCGCCTCAGGACCACCGGGAATATTACAGCGGGTTCGCCAACCGCGCCCTCTGGCCGATCATGCATTACCGGCTCGGCCTGGGTGCGTTTTCCCGCTCCGATTATGCCGGCTACCAGCGCGTCAACCGCATCTTCGCGCGGGCGCTCGCCAAGCTGATCGAGCCCGACGACATCATCTGGGTCCACGATTATCATCTTCTGCCGCTCGCCTCGGAGCTGCGCGGCCTCGGCATCGCCAACCCCATCGGCTATTTCCACCACATCCCCTGGCCGGCCGCAGACGTGTTCAACACGCTTCCCGCCAGCAACGATCTCCTGCGCGGCATCGCCGATTACGACCTGATCGGGCTCCAGACCGACCCGGACGTCCACAATCTCTCGCGCAACCTCATCGACGAGTTGCGGGCCATCCCCCTCGGCGGCGGCTCGCTGATGGTCGACGGGCGTCGCACCCGCATCCGCAGCTTCCCCATCGGCATCGATGTCGCCGGGTTCAAGGAGGCGGCGGAGAATGCCGGTGCGAACAAGACCGTCCGTGAGACCATGGCGGGCCTGCGCACCCGCAAGCTCCTCATCGGCGTCGACAGGCTCGACTATTCCAAGGGCGTGCCCGAGCGCATGGAGGCGGTGGACCGCTTCTTCGCCTCGAACCCCGACCAGCGGGGCAATGTCGTCTACCTCCAGATCACGCCGAAATCCCGCACCGAGGTTCCCGAATACGAGGAGCTCAGCCGCGAGGTGAACGAGACCGTCGGTGAGATCAACGGCGCGCTCGGCGAGCCGAACTGGACCCCGATCCAGTACGTGACGAAGGCCTATCCGCGCCCCGTCTTGGCGGGCCTCTATCGCGCCGCCCGCGTCGGCCTCGTGACGCCCATGCGCGACGGCATGAACCTGGTCGCCAAAGAATACATCGTCGCCCAGACGGCGGAGGATCCGGGCGTCCTCGTCCTGTCGAAATTCGCCGGCGCGTCCCGGCAGCTGCCCGAGGCGCTTCTGGTCAATCCCTACGACCGGTTCGAGGTCGCGGAAGCGATCCGCACGGCGCTCTACATGCCGCGCGGCGAGCGGATCGAGCGCTGGAAGCCCATGGTCGACCGCATGACGCGCGAAGACGTGGATTGGTGGGCGCGAAACTTCCTGACGGACCTGGAGAATTTCCGGACCGTGGAGCGTGAGCCGCCGCGCGCTGCCGCGGCTGCCGAGTAG
- the kipI gene encoding Kinase A inhibitor produces MAAPRPRLLWCGDTAITVEFGERIDPDANALVLALDRAVRKAGIPGLIETVPTYRSLTVHLDPCAVEPGDIESALLALVGTVPAETTPHRLWRIPVVYGGAFGIDLADVATHHGLSADEVVSRHAAPEYRVAMNGFLPGYAYLSGLDPSLALSRRESPRPVTPAGTISIGGVQALVASIAAPSGWHLLGRTPVRSFLPGRDPVFLFEPGDAIRFLPIEPDRWDELDRAARAGERIVDCETAP; encoded by the coding sequence GTGGCAGCCCCTCGGCCCCGCCTGCTCTGGTGCGGCGATACCGCGATCACCGTCGAGTTCGGTGAGCGGATCGACCCCGACGCCAACGCGCTGGTCCTGGCCCTCGACCGCGCCGTGCGGAAAGCCGGCATACCGGGACTCATCGAGACCGTTCCCACCTACAGGTCGCTCACCGTCCACCTCGATCCGTGCGCGGTCGAGCCCGGCGACATCGAATCCGCGCTTCTCGCCCTGGTCGGTACGGTCCCCGCCGAGACGACACCGCACCGGCTCTGGCGCATTCCCGTGGTCTATGGCGGTGCGTTCGGCATCGATCTCGCCGATGTCGCCACCCATCACGGGTTGAGCGCCGACGAGGTCGTCTCCCGGCATGCGGCACCCGAATATCGCGTGGCCATGAACGGCTTCCTGCCGGGCTATGCTTATCTGTCGGGTCTCGACCCAAGCCTCGCTTTGTCACGCCGGGAGAGTCCGAGGCCGGTGACACCGGCCGGCACCATCTCCATCGGCGGCGTTCAGGCCCTGGTGGCGAGCATCGCGGCACCCAGCGGATGGCACCTCCTCGGGCGGACCCCCGTGCGCTCGTTTTTGCCGGGCCGCGACCCGGTCTTCCTATTCGAACCCGGCGATGCCATCCGCTTCCTCCCCATCGAGCCGGACCGCTGGGACGAACTCGACCGGGCCGCGCGCGCCGGGGAGCGCATCGTCGACTGCGAGACCGCGCCGTGA
- the kipA gene encoding KipI antagonist produces MTGRLVIKRCHGALSLQDGGRQGYQRYGLSGSGAMDRLAMASANALVGNAPDTPVLELGLGGGRFVVEAGQGWFACAGAPCTLRIDGAPVAGHRTATLAQGAELTVDPPREGAFVYLAVAGGFEADAVLGSVSLHLRAGIGSVGGRLFQAGDHLTFTARESTAPGDRTIDAVPLDRDAPIRVMLGPQAERFPQGGIDTLLGATFTVSHRADRMGYQLDGPAIAHGAGGYNIVSDATVMGSIQVPGNGLPIVLMADRQTTGGYPKIATVISADLRRLAQSRPGDPVRFEAVTLAMAREAALRRQRDIADLPGHLRPLGGLDAERLLGANLAGHAVDALREGP; encoded by the coding sequence GTGACCGGGCGTCTCGTTATCAAGAGATGCCACGGCGCGCTCAGCCTCCAGGATGGCGGGCGGCAGGGCTACCAGCGCTACGGCCTCTCCGGCTCCGGCGCGATGGACCGCCTCGCCATGGCGAGCGCCAACGCGCTGGTGGGCAATGCCCCTGACACACCGGTCCTCGAACTCGGCCTCGGCGGCGGCCGCTTCGTCGTGGAGGCGGGACAGGGATGGTTCGCCTGCGCCGGCGCGCCCTGTACGCTGCGTATCGACGGCGCACCCGTTGCCGGCCACCGCACCGCGACCCTGGCGCAAGGCGCCGAACTTACCGTGGACCCGCCGCGTGAGGGAGCGTTCGTCTACCTCGCCGTGGCCGGCGGGTTCGAAGCGGACGCTGTGCTCGGCAGCGTCTCGCTCCATCTCCGCGCCGGTATCGGGAGCGTCGGCGGTCGGCTCTTCCAAGCGGGCGACCATCTGACCTTCACCGCGAGGGAGAGCACCGCACCGGGCGACCGGACCATCGATGCCGTTCCCCTCGACCGCGACGCGCCGATCCGCGTCATGCTCGGCCCCCAGGCCGAACGCTTCCCGCAAGGCGGGATCGACACGCTGCTGGGCGCGACCTTCACCGTGTCGCACCGCGCCGACCGGATGGGATACCAGCTCGACGGCCCCGCCATCGCCCATGGCGCGGGCGGGTACAACATCGTCTCGGACGCCACCGTCATGGGCTCGATCCAGGTGCCGGGCAACGGCCTGCCCATTGTGCTGATGGCGGATCGGCAGACCACGGGCGGCTACCCGAAGATCGCCACGGTGATCTCGGCCGATCTGCGCCGCCTCGCCCAAAGCCGGCCGGGCGATCCGGTCCGGTTCGAGGCCGTCACCCTGGCAATGGCGAGGGAGGCCGCGCTCCGGCGGCAGCGCGACATCGCCGATCTGCCCGGACACCTTCGGCCGCTGGGGGGCCTCGACGCCGAGCGGCTGCTGGGAGCCAACCTCGCCGGTCACGCCGTCGATGCCTTGCGGGAAGGCCCATAA
- the gpr_1 gene encoding L-glyceraldehyde 3-phosphate reductase: MKMKKLGRTGLDVSPLCLGCMTYGIPERGPHPWTMREDESRPLIRQAIELGINFFDTANYYSDGTSEEIVGRALKDFADRDSVVLATKCYYPLKDQPNAGGLSRKAIFASIDASLKRLGTDHVDLFQIHRWDYGTPIEVTMEALHDVVKAGKARYIGASSMYAWQFAKALFTADLHGWTRFATMQDHYNLLHREEEREMLPLCADQGIGVLPWSPLARGRLTRDWDEGSARQDSDEVGKRLYASAEEADRAIVAKVAEIAQARGVSRAQVALAWVIQKPIVTAPIIGASKPTHLTDAVAALDLALSADEIAVLEALYTPHPVVGFQ; encoded by the coding sequence ATGAAGATGAAGAAGCTCGGCCGGACCGGCCTCGACGTGTCGCCGCTCTGCCTCGGCTGCATGACCTATGGCATTCCCGAGCGCGGTCCCCACCCGTGGACCATGCGTGAGGACGAGAGCCGACCGCTTATCCGGCAGGCGATCGAGCTCGGCATCAACTTCTTCGACACCGCGAACTACTATTCCGACGGGACCAGCGAGGAGATCGTCGGGCGCGCCCTCAAGGACTTCGCCGACCGCGACAGCGTCGTGCTCGCGACGAAGTGCTATTATCCGCTCAAAGACCAGCCCAATGCCGGCGGCCTCTCCCGCAAGGCGATCTTCGCCTCCATCGATGCCAGCCTGAAGCGCCTCGGCACCGACCATGTCGATCTCTTCCAGATCCATCGCTGGGATTACGGCACCCCCATCGAGGTGACGATGGAGGCGCTCCACGACGTGGTGAAGGCCGGCAAGGCCCGCTATATCGGCGCGTCCTCCATGTACGCCTGGCAATTCGCCAAGGCCCTGTTCACCGCCGATCTCCATGGCTGGACCCGGTTTGCGACGATGCAGGACCATTACAACCTCCTCCACCGCGAGGAGGAGCGCGAGATGCTGCCGCTCTGCGCCGACCAGGGCATCGGTGTCCTGCCCTGGAGCCCGCTGGCGCGCGGGCGCCTGACCCGCGACTGGGACGAGGGCAGCGCCCGCCAGGATTCCGACGAGGTCGGCAAGCGCCTCTATGCCTCCGCGGAGGAAGCGGACCGGGCCATCGTGGCCAAGGTGGCGGAGATCGCGCAAGCGCGGGGCGTGTCGCGGGCGCAGGTGGCCTTGGCCTGGGTGATCCAGAAGCCGATCGTCACCGCACCAATCATCGGGGCGTCGAAACCCACCCACCTGACCGACGCCGTGGCGGCGCTCGACCTCGCGTTGAGTGCCGACGAGATTGCCGTGCTCGAAGCGCTCTACACGCCGCACCCCGTCGTCGGCTTCCAGTAA
- the kefC_1 gene encoding Glutathione-regulated potassium-efflux system protein KefC: protein MTDVHAGSYKEAIIFLVTAGVVVPLFHRLRISPVLGFIGAGAILGPFGLGRLADTVPWVSIFTIGNRSEIAHLAEFGVIFLMFMIGVELSWERLRTLRRLVFGLGSAQVLASSLVIGIILFALEVPLAASVIVGLALALSSTAVVLPVLAEQKRLNTPSGRASFAVLLFQDLAVAPMLFAIAVLGRSDGADVGGALALALGQAAIALVLIVVAGRLALRPLFQLVARTRSPELFMAACLLVIVATALTAAASGLSMTLGAFVAGLLLAETEYRRAIEATIDPFKGLLLGVFFVSVGMNLDPAQLMAAPKTILGLSIGLILIKGAVILVAARFLRIPRGVALEAALLLGPGGEFAFVLIGGAIAGGLVPDGLGQAALIVTTVTMIAIPGLASLARRLGKRMSRSNLGRARAEPVPDKQQNRVIIAGYGRVGRQVGEMLARHKIPYLALDADAARVSEHRRLGNPVYFGDSSNPELLRRCDIANARALVVTLDNPRAVEAVVEAARAERRDITIVARARDARHATALYEMGVDDAVPETIEASLQLSEAVLVDVGVPMGLVIASIHERRDEYRAMLKRKETEVRPAFRARRTVGKNVDPAKITEARETPSKEEQPAKSA, encoded by the coding sequence ATGACGGACGTTCACGCCGGATCCTACAAGGAAGCGATCATCTTTCTCGTCACCGCGGGCGTGGTGGTGCCGCTGTTCCACCGGCTGCGCATCAGTCCGGTGCTGGGCTTCATCGGAGCGGGCGCGATCCTCGGGCCGTTCGGCCTGGGGCGACTGGCCGACACGGTGCCATGGGTCTCGATCTTCACCATCGGCAACCGGTCCGAGATCGCGCATCTGGCCGAATTCGGCGTGATCTTCCTGATGTTCATGATCGGCGTCGAGCTGTCATGGGAGCGGCTCCGCACCCTGCGCCGCCTCGTCTTCGGGCTCGGTTCGGCCCAGGTGCTGGCCTCCTCCCTCGTCATCGGCATCATCCTGTTCGCCCTCGAAGTGCCGTTGGCCGCCTCGGTCATCGTGGGCCTCGCCCTCGCCCTGTCCTCCACCGCCGTGGTCCTGCCGGTCCTGGCCGAACAGAAGCGCCTGAACACGCCCTCGGGCCGCGCGAGCTTCGCCGTGCTGCTGTTCCAGGACCTCGCCGTGGCGCCGATGCTGTTCGCCATCGCCGTGCTCGGCCGCAGCGACGGGGCGGATGTCGGCGGCGCGCTCGCCCTGGCGCTCGGACAGGCGGCCATCGCCCTCGTCCTCATCGTGGTCGCCGGCCGCCTCGCGCTACGGCCTCTGTTCCAGCTCGTCGCCCGGACGCGCTCGCCGGAACTGTTCATGGCGGCCTGCCTCCTCGTCATCGTGGCGACCGCCCTCACGGCGGCGGCGAGCGGCCTCTCGATGACGCTGGGCGCCTTCGTCGCGGGCCTGCTCCTGGCGGAGACGGAGTATCGCCGGGCGATCGAGGCGACGATCGATCCGTTCAAGGGGCTGCTGCTCGGGGTCTTCTTCGTGTCGGTGGGCATGAACCTCGACCCGGCCCAGCTGATGGCGGCGCCGAAGACCATCCTCGGCCTGTCCATCGGCCTGATCCTGATCAAGGGCGCGGTGATCCTCGTGGCGGCCCGTTTCCTGCGCATCCCGCGCGGCGTCGCGTTGGAAGCCGCGCTCCTCCTCGGCCCCGGCGGCGAATTCGCGTTCGTCCTCATCGGCGGCGCCATCGCGGGCGGCCTCGTGCCGGATGGCCTCGGACAGGCGGCGCTGATCGTCACCACGGTGACGATGATCGCGATTCCGGGGCTGGCGAGCCTGGCCCGGCGCCTCGGCAAGAGGATGTCCCGCTCCAATCTCGGCCGCGCCCGCGCCGAGCCGGTGCCGGACAAGCAGCAGAACCGCGTCATCATCGCCGGCTACGGCCGGGTCGGACGGCAGGTCGGCGAGATGCTGGCCCGCCACAAGATCCCGTATCTCGCCCTTGATGCGGACGCGGCCCGCGTCTCCGAGCACCGCCGCCTCGGCAACCCGGTCTATTTCGGCGATTCGTCCAACCCGGAACTGCTACGGCGCTGCGACATCGCCAATGCCCGCGCCCTCGTGGTCACCCTCGACAACCCGAGGGCGGTGGAGGCCGTGGTGGAAGCGGCGCGCGCGGAGCGCCGCGACATCACCATCGTCGCCCGCGCCCGCGACGCCCGCCACGCCACGGCGCTCTACGAGATGGGGGTCGACGACGCCGTGCCGGAAACGATCGAGGCCTCCCTGCAACTCTCGGAAGCCGTGCTGGTGGATGTGGGCGTCCCCATGGGCCTCGTCATCGCCTCCATCCACGAGCGACGCGACGAGTACCGCGCCATGCTCAAGCGCAAGGAGACCGAGGTCAGGCCGGCGTTTCGCGCGCGCCGCACCGTGGGCAAGAATGTCGACCCGGCGAAGATAACGGAAGCTCGGGAGACACCGTCGAAAGAAGAGCAGCCCGCGAAGAGTGCCTGA
- the fdxE gene encoding Ferredoxin-6, with product MPKITYVDHAGTARTVEADVGSTVMEAAIRNNVPGIDAECGGACACATCHVYVDSEWVDAVGPAEPMEQDMLDFASDVRATSRLCCQIRIKPELDGLKVITPARQG from the coding sequence ATGCCCAAGATCACCTACGTCGACCATGCTGGAACGGCCAGGACCGTGGAAGCCGACGTAGGATCGACCGTCATGGAAGCGGCGATCCGCAACAACGTACCGGGGATCGACGCGGAATGCGGCGGCGCCTGCGCCTGCGCCACCTGCCACGTCTATGTGGATTCCGAGTGGGTCGATGCCGTGGGACCGGCCGAACCGATGGAGCAGGACATGCTCGATTTCGCCTCCGACGTGCGTGCGACGTCCCGCCTGTGCTGCCAGATCCGGATCAAGCCGGAACTCGACGGTCTGAAGGTCATCACGCCGGCTCGCCAGGGCTGA